A stretch of Pseudomonadota bacterium DNA encodes these proteins:
- the glnL gene encoding nitrogen regulation protein NR(II) yields MVELDPPASDEVAPLRFLLNHQRTALLRLDAQGVVRYANPAAEALLGLSASKLLGQPMATALQADAPLAGLVEQAIATHRSLICRALPLRPRASSAFDSMIDVQLSPLEDGRQFTGVLLECHDAQARLRFDRDAANLVQLDANRTMVRQLAHEIKNPLGGIRGAAQLLERRLAEEGREYTGIIMREADRLTQLVDSLLGPPRRSRPAWVNVHEPLDDLVRLVRADPLTKVQIITDYDPSLPNVLIDRDEVIQAIHNLVRNALQAMDQTGRLCVRTRAVSQAVVYGEYRSNMVRVDVEDDGPGVPESLRESLFFPLVTGRRDGTGIGLPTALELISRQRGSIEYESKPGRTVFSVLLPAEDATPNE; encoded by the coding sequence ATGGTTGAGCTCGACCCGCCTGCTTCCGACGAGGTAGCACCCCTCCGCTTTTTGCTAAACCACCAGCGCACGGCGCTCCTGCGCCTCGATGCGCAGGGCGTGGTGCGCTACGCCAACCCGGCGGCCGAGGCCCTACTCGGCCTCAGCGCGAGCAAACTCCTCGGTCAACCGATGGCCACGGCTCTCCAGGCTGATGCGCCCCTGGCGGGCCTCGTGGAACAGGCTATTGCCACCCATCGCTCCCTGATCTGCCGCGCCCTACCGTTGCGGCCGCGCGCTTCCAGCGCCTTCGACAGCATGATCGACGTGCAGCTGAGCCCCCTCGAGGACGGCCGTCAGTTCACCGGTGTGCTCCTCGAGTGCCACGATGCACAGGCGCGTCTGCGCTTTGATCGCGACGCGGCCAACCTGGTTCAATTGGATGCGAATCGCACCATGGTTCGCCAGCTTGCTCACGAAATAAAAAATCCCTTAGGTGGAATCCGTGGCGCGGCGCAACTCCTCGAACGTCGCTTGGCGGAGGAGGGGCGCGAGTATACGGGCATCATCATGCGCGAAGCCGATCGCCTCACCCAACTGGTTGATTCGCTGCTCGGCCCCCCTCGTCGCTCGCGACCCGCGTGGGTGAACGTGCACGAACCACTGGATGATCTCGTGCGCCTGGTGCGAGCCGATCCCCTCACCAAGGTGCAGATCATCACGGACTATGATCCTAGCCTACCGAACGTTTTGATTGACCGTGACGAGGTCATTCAAGCGATTCACAATCTTGTTCGCAATGCCCTGCAAGCGATGGATCAAACGGGCCGCCTATGTGTGCGAACGCGCGCGGTCTCCCAGGCGGTGGTGTACGGCGAGTACCGCTCGAATATGGTCCGGGTGGACGTCGAGGACGATGGCCCTGGTGTTCCCGAAAGTCTGCGCGAATCACTGTTCTTCCCCCTGGTGACGGGCCGCCGCGATGGAACCGGCATCGGATTGCCAACGGCCCTGGAGCTCATCAGCCGTCAACGAGGATCCATCGAGTATGAGAGCAAGCCCGGGCGAACGGTCTTCTCTGTTCTGCTCCCCGCCGAGGACGCTACCCCAAATGAGTGA
- a CDS encoding DUF4124 domain-containing protein produces MNSARTLSWSAAVGILLAVAVAGAQERETYTWVDSAGMRHYSDRPPPSDARQVRTLQVPLPRSSQAPAAPATSTTRQFEPEDGDEDAAVTPTITVVRPTADESFVNTAGLVQVAVNVEPQMPDQGRVNIYLDGAVVATGVPGQQSFQLSPVYRGAHSVSAVLVDGSGSQVSRSNNVTFYVRQQSLLRAP; encoded by the coding sequence ATGAACAGTGCACGCACGCTCTCGTGGTCGGCGGCCGTGGGGATCCTCCTCGCGGTGGCGGTCGCGGGTGCTCAGGAGCGCGAGACCTACACCTGGGTGGATTCGGCGGGGATGCGCCACTATTCCGATCGTCCGCCGCCGAGCGACGCGCGCCAGGTGCGTACCCTGCAGGTGCCCCTGCCCCGCAGCAGCCAAGCACCCGCGGCGCCGGCAACCTCCACCACGCGCCAGTTCGAGCCAGAGGACGGGGACGAGGATGCAGCGGTCACCCCGACGATCACGGTGGTGCGACCCACCGCGGACGAGAGCTTCGTCAACACGGCGGGGCTGGTGCAGGTAGCGGTGAACGTGGAGCCGCAGATGCCGGACCAGGGCCGAGTGAACATCTACCTCGACGGTGCGGTGGTGGCCACCGGAGTGCCGGGCCAGCAGTCCTTCCAGCTCTCGCCGGTCTACCGCGGCGCCCACTCGGTCAGCGCCGTGCTGGTGGATGGGAGTGGCAGCCAGGTCTCGCGCAGCAACAACGTGACCTTCTACGTTCGCCAACAGTCGCTCCTGCGAGCGCCCTAG
- the glnA gene encoding glutamate--ammonia ligase, with product MTSPAKVLELIKEREVAFVDMRFTDTRGKEQHVTVPASTIDDDFFEEGKMFDGSSINGWKGINESDMVLMPDPSTAVVDVFTEENTINITCDVWEPSTMQGYNRDPRSLARRTEEYLKSTGIADTAYFGPENEFFVFDSARWDVQMRGASYSIDSQEAVWSSGDDYDGNNIGHRPGVKGGYFPVPPVDSLHDVRSAMCRALEEMGLPTEVHHHEVATAGQCEIGVRFNTLVKKADEVQILKYTVMNVAHVYGKTATFMPKPLVGDNGNGMHVHQSLAKDGNNLFSGDLYGGLSETALFYIGGLIKHARAINAFANPATNSYKRLVPGFEAPVMLAYSARNRSASIRIPFVSSPKARRIEVRFPDSMANPYFAFSAMVMAGLDGIQNKIHPGDALDKDLYDLPPEEAAGIPTVASSLEQALEALDNDRDFLRAGGVFDDDMIDAYIGLKSEDVERLNMTTHPVEFAMYYSL from the coding sequence ATGACAAGCCCTGCAAAGGTGCTCGAACTGATCAAGGAGCGTGAAGTCGCGTTTGTAGACATGCGCTTCACCGACACGCGCGGTAAGGAGCAGCACGTCACCGTGCCGGCAAGCACGATCGATGATGACTTCTTCGAGGAGGGCAAGATGTTCGACGGCTCCTCGATCAACGGCTGGAAGGGCATCAACGAGTCCGACATGGTGCTCATGCCCGACCCGAGCACCGCCGTCGTCGACGTCTTCACCGAAGAGAACACGATCAACATCACCTGTGATGTATGGGAACCCTCCACCATGCAGGGCTACAACCGCGACCCCCGCTCCCTGGCGCGCCGCACGGAGGAGTACCTGAAGTCCACGGGTATCGCCGATACAGCCTACTTCGGCCCGGAAAACGAGTTTTTCGTGTTCGATAGCGCCCGTTGGGACGTGCAGATGCGCGGTGCCAGCTACTCGATCGACAGCCAGGAGGCCGTCTGGTCCTCGGGCGACGACTACGACGGCAACAACATCGGCCACCGCCCGGGCGTGAAGGGCGGCTACTTCCCCGTGCCCCCGGTCGACTCCCTCCACGACGTGCGCTCGGCCATGTGCCGCGCCCTCGAAGAGATGGGTCTGCCGACGGAAGTGCACCACCACGAGGTGGCCACCGCCGGCCAGTGCGAGATCGGTGTGCGTTTCAATACGCTGGTGAAGAAGGCCGACGAGGTGCAGATCCTCAAGTACACGGTGATGAACGTCGCCCACGTGTACGGCAAGACCGCCACCTTCATGCCCAAGCCCCTGGTCGGCGACAACGGCAACGGCATGCACGTGCACCAGAGCCTCGCGAAGGACGGCAACAACCTGTTTTCCGGCGACCTCTACGGCGGGCTCTCGGAAACGGCGCTGTTTTACATCGGCGGCCTGATCAAGCACGCCCGCGCCATCAACGCTTTCGCCAACCCGGCCACCAACAGCTACAAGCGTCTGGTGCCGGGCTTTGAGGCCCCAGTGATGCTGGCCTACTCCGCGCGTAACCGCTCGGCGTCGATCCGTATCCCGTTCGTCTCCAGCCCGAAGGCGCGCCGCATCGAGGTGCGGTTCCCGGACTCGATGGCCAACCCCTACTTCGCCTTCTCGGCGATGGTGATGGCGGGTCTCGACGGCATCCAGAACAAGATCCACCCGGGCGATGCGCTGGATAAGGACCTCTACGACCTGCCCCCGGAAGAGGCCGCGGGGATCCCGACGGTGGCCTCGTCCCTGGAGCAGGCCCTTGAGGCGCTGGACAACGATCGTGACTTCCTGCGCGCCGGTGGCGTGTTCGATGACGACATGATCGACGCCTACATCGGCCTGAAGTCCGAGGACGTGGAGCGCCTGAATATGACCACCCATCCGGTGGAATTCGCCATGTACTACAGCCTCTAG
- the glyQ gene encoding glycine--tRNA ligase subunit alpha, which yields MSTPQTFQELIFALQEYWGSQGCAVLQPYDQQMGAGTFHPATFLRAIGPEPWAAAYVQPSRRPTDGRYAENPFRLQHYYQFQVLIKPSPDDILEQYLGSLRALGLDPLVHDIRFVEDNWESPTLGAWGLGWEVWLNGMEVTQFTYFQQVGGLDCRPVSAEITYGLERIAMYLQGVEDLFDLVWVNSPSGPITYADVYRQSEREQSVFNFEEADTERLFANFDACERECEGLIARDLTYPAYEQVLAASHSFNLLDARHAISVTERQRFILRVRNMAKAVAECYYRSREAVGFPMCQQEAER from the coding sequence ATGAGCACACCGCAGACCTTCCAGGAGCTGATCTTCGCGCTGCAGGAGTACTGGGGATCCCAGGGCTGCGCAGTCCTGCAGCCCTACGACCAGCAGATGGGCGCCGGCACCTTTCATCCGGCCACCTTCCTGCGCGCGATCGGTCCGGAGCCCTGGGCCGCCGCCTACGTGCAGCCGAGCCGGCGCCCCACCGATGGGCGTTACGCGGAGAATCCCTTCCGCCTGCAGCACTACTATCAGTTCCAGGTGCTCATCAAACCCTCGCCCGACGACATCCTCGAGCAGTACCTCGGTTCCCTACGCGCCTTGGGGTTGGACCCGTTGGTGCACGATATCCGCTTCGTCGAGGACAACTGGGAGTCGCCCACCCTCGGCGCCTGGGGCCTCGGCTGGGAGGTGTGGCTGAACGGCATGGAGGTCACCCAGTTCACCTACTTCCAGCAGGTGGGTGGCCTCGATTGCCGACCGGTCTCGGCGGAGATCACCTACGGCCTGGAACGCATCGCCATGTACCTGCAGGGCGTGGAAGACCTCTTCGACCTGGTGTGGGTCAACAGTCCCTCGGGGCCCATCACCTACGCCGATGTGTACCGCCAGAGTGAACGCGAACAATCGGTGTTCAACTTCGAAGAGGCCGACACGGAACGCTTGTTCGCCAACTTCGATGCCTGCGAGCGCGAGTGCGAGGGCCTGATCGCCCGCGATCTCACCTACCCTGCCTACGAGCAGGTGCTGGCCGCATCCCACAGCTTCAATCTGCTGGACGCCCGCCACGCCATCTCCGTGACCGAGCGCCAACGCTTCATCCTGCGCGTGCGCAACATGGCCAAGGCTGTCGCCGAGTGCTACTACCGAAGCCGCGAGGCGGTCGGATTTCCGATGTGCCAGCAGGAGGCCGAACGATGA
- the glyS gene encoding glycine--tRNA ligase subunit beta yields the protein MSHLLVEIGAEELPPGALESMVKDLQTRLGDSLQEARLPYERIQAFATPRRLAVLVHGIAARQPDREVEKRGPPVKVAFDADGVPSKAAMKFADGCGVSVDTLERIETPKGEWLVHRATEAGRSAGEVVGEALPGIVDGITVPRRMRWGSTEHAFSRPVRWLVVMLDDQVVPCEVLGCAAGRRTWGHRFHGPANGVELAAADAYEETLAAAHVVADIDERRQQIRQAIEATAGGAKAHALVDEDLLDEVTALVELPVPVLATFDEQYLALPREVIIATLQEHQRYFPLTEADGSLRNAFITIANLRSKDPQEVRRGNERVVAPRLADATFFWEADGGRPLASRRDDLGAVVYQRKLGTLAEKTQRITDLATACAQALGTPTDTVERAAQLAKTDLLTDMVGEFPELQGVMGGHYARRDGEADAVADAIAQQYLPRFAGDDLPRSAPGRTLAIADRLDTLVGSFAIGARPTGNKDPFGLRRAALGVLRILIEGQLDLDLRALLTRAAALQPIRGKDGDKAVVKEVEDFLYDRLRSYYLGGDGAAADAAVQAHSVFDAVLAVRPPRPYDFDRRMAAIQSFAKLEASSALAAANKRISNILRKAEVTGEAPVDPARLSEAAEKTLYEALMSCRDDVLDDFAHGRYAEAMTRLAALREPVDGFFDGVMVMAEDADVRRNRLALLSELRAMFTQVADISLLQATS from the coding sequence ATGAGCCACCTTCTGGTCGAGATCGGTGCGGAAGAGCTGCCGCCGGGCGCCCTCGAGTCCATGGTCAAGGACCTGCAGACACGTCTCGGCGACAGCCTGCAGGAGGCTCGACTTCCCTACGAACGTATCCAGGCCTTCGCAACACCACGTCGCCTCGCCGTGCTCGTGCACGGCATCGCCGCGCGGCAGCCGGATCGCGAGGTGGAGAAGCGTGGACCGCCCGTCAAGGTGGCTTTCGACGCGGATGGGGTCCCGAGCAAAGCGGCGATGAAGTTCGCCGACGGCTGCGGCGTCAGCGTCGACACCCTGGAACGCATCGAGACGCCGAAGGGCGAGTGGCTGGTGCACCGCGCCACCGAAGCAGGCCGCAGTGCCGGCGAGGTGGTCGGAGAGGCGTTGCCCGGCATTGTAGACGGCATCACCGTGCCACGGCGTATGCGCTGGGGATCGACCGAGCATGCGTTCTCGAGGCCCGTGCGGTGGCTCGTGGTGATGCTCGACGATCAGGTCGTGCCCTGCGAAGTCCTCGGCTGCGCGGCGGGACGTCGCACCTGGGGACACCGCTTCCACGGCCCGGCGAACGGCGTGGAGCTTGCCGCTGCCGACGCCTACGAGGAGACCCTCGCCGCCGCTCACGTGGTGGCGGACATCGACGAGCGACGCCAACAGATCCGTCAGGCGATCGAGGCCACTGCCGGCGGGGCGAAGGCCCACGCGCTCGTCGATGAGGACCTGCTGGATGAGGTTACGGCGCTCGTCGAGCTGCCCGTGCCCGTGCTCGCCACCTTCGACGAGCAGTACCTAGCGCTTCCGCGCGAAGTCATCATCGCCACCCTGCAGGAGCACCAGCGGTACTTTCCCCTGACAGAAGCCGACGGCAGCCTACGAAATGCCTTCATCACCATCGCTAACCTTCGAAGCAAGGATCCGCAGGAGGTAAGGCGCGGTAACGAGCGGGTGGTCGCACCCCGGCTGGCCGATGCGACCTTCTTCTGGGAAGCGGATGGCGGGCGACCTCTGGCTTCGCGCCGAGACGATCTCGGCGCCGTGGTCTACCAGCGCAAGCTAGGCACCCTGGCGGAGAAGACCCAGCGAATCACCGACCTCGCCACGGCCTGCGCGCAAGCGCTAGGGACCCCCACCGATACGGTGGAGCGGGCAGCGCAGCTGGCGAAGACCGACCTGCTAACGGATATGGTAGGCGAGTTCCCTGAACTGCAGGGGGTGATGGGCGGCCACTACGCCCGCCGTGACGGTGAGGCAGACGCCGTGGCCGATGCGATCGCCCAACAGTATCTTCCGCGCTTTGCGGGGGATGATTTGCCGCGCAGTGCGCCGGGCCGCACGCTCGCCATCGCCGACCGCCTGGACACGCTCGTCGGCAGCTTTGCGATCGGCGCACGCCCCACGGGCAACAAGGATCCCTTCGGCCTGCGGCGGGCCGCGCTCGGGGTGCTGCGCATTCTTATCGAGGGCCAGCTCGACCTCGACCTGCGCGCGTTGCTGACGCGCGCCGCGGCCCTGCAACCGATCCGCGGCAAGGACGGCGACAAGGCGGTGGTCAAGGAGGTGGAAGACTTCCTCTACGATCGCCTGCGCAGCTACTACCTCGGCGGCGATGGCGCTGCCGCGGACGCCGCCGTGCAGGCGCACAGCGTCTTCGATGCCGTGCTCGCCGTGAGGCCACCGCGTCCCTACGATTTCGATCGCCGAATGGCGGCCATTCAGAGCTTCGCCAAGCTTGAGGCCTCGAGTGCCCTGGCCGCGGCCAACAAGCGTATCTCCAACATCCTGCGTAAGGCAGAGGTGACCGGCGAGGCGCCGGTGGACCCCGCGAGGCTGAGCGAGGCGGCGGAGAAGACGCTCTACGAAGCCCTGATGAGCTGCCGTGACGACGTACTGGACGACTTCGCCCACGGCCGCTACGCCGAAGCGATGACCCGCCTTGCCGCGCTGCGCGAACCGGTCGATGGGTTCTTCGACGGCGTCATGGTGATGGCCGAGGACGCCGACGTACGCCGCAACCGGCTGGCGTTGCTGAGTGAGCTGCGCGCGATGTTCACGCAAGTCGCCGACATCTCCCTGCTGCAAGCGACGAGCTGA
- a CDS encoding lysophospholipid acyltransferase family protein: MRADRLKAALGPWRYWWYWVRSACFQLSLVVTVLLFAPPILIAPLIPMSSQARWKYSYAIARAWTQTALFSLRWLCGIRHEVHGRAWLPSTPAVVMTKHQSAWETLAQLSILPPQCWVLKRELLAVPFFGWALRSLKPIPVARGKDGAGRSGLQGVIDNGTVRLREGLWVVVFPEGTRVTPGEPKRYRAGGAHLAVSAGVPVVPVAHNAGSHWMSGTVLKIPGTITMSIGPTIDPQGKTAAEVLDAARSWIEQEQKLLDPVEELVQVDVDDSAAA; this comes from the coding sequence ATGCGAGCGGACCGTCTGAAGGCCGCGCTGGGGCCGTGGCGCTATTGGTGGTACTGGGTTCGATCCGCCTGCTTCCAACTGTCGCTGGTGGTGACGGTGTTGCTGTTCGCGCCGCCGATCCTAATCGCCCCCCTCATCCCCATGTCGTCGCAAGCGCGCTGGAAGTACTCGTACGCAATTGCCCGCGCCTGGACTCAGACCGCGCTGTTCTCGCTACGCTGGCTCTGCGGCATTCGACACGAGGTGCACGGGCGCGCCTGGCTGCCCTCGACCCCCGCGGTGGTGATGACCAAGCACCAATCCGCCTGGGAGACGCTGGCCCAGCTGAGCATCCTTCCGCCCCAGTGTTGGGTGCTCAAGCGCGAGCTGTTGGCGGTGCCCTTCTTCGGGTGGGCCCTGCGCTCCCTGAAGCCCATCCCCGTGGCCCGCGGTAAGGACGGGGCCGGGCGTTCAGGGCTGCAAGGGGTGATCGACAACGGCACCGTGCGCCTGCGCGAGGGCTTGTGGGTGGTGGTTTTCCCGGAAGGCACGCGCGTGACGCCCGGGGAACCCAAGCGCTACCGGGCGGGCGGCGCACACCTCGCGGTCAGCGCCGGGGTGCCTGTCGTGCCCGTGGCCCACAACGCCGGCTCACACTGGATGTCGGGCACGGTGCTGAAGATCCCCGGCACCATCACCATGTCGATCGGACCGACCATTGATCCACAGGGCAAGACCGCCGCCGAGGTGCTGGACGCCGCGCGCAGCTGGATCGAGCAGGAGCAAAAGTTGCTCGATCCGGTGGAGGAGCTGGTCCAAGTCGACGTCGACGACTCAGCCGCCGCCTAA